The window GCCGGCGAGGCCCCGAAGCCGCCGAAGAAGCGTGAGAAGAAGGTCACGTACCACTACCCGGAGGGCCTGGTCGACTACGTCAACCACCTCAACAAGAGCAAGAACGTCATCCACCCGTCGATCGTCGGTTTCGACGCGAAGGGTGAGGGCCACGAGGTCGAGATCGCGATGCAGTGGAACTCCGGTTACAAGGAGTCCGTGCACACCTTCGCGAACACGATCAACACCCACGAGGGTGGTACGCACGAGGAGGGTTTCCGCTCCGCGCTGACCTCCCTGATGAACAAGTACGCCCGCGAGCACAAGCTCATCAAGGACAAGGACCCGAACCTCACCGGCGAGGACTGCCGTGAGGGCCTCGCCGCGGTCGTGTCCGTGCGTGTGGCGGACCCGCAGTTCGAGGGCCAGACCAAGACCAAGCTGGGCAACACCGAGATCCGTTCCTTCGTGCAGCGCATGGCCAACGAGCACATCGCCATGTGGCTCGACGCCAACCCGGCGGAGGCCAAGGCCATCGTCAACAAGGCGGTCGCCTCCTCGCAGGCGCGTATCGCGGCGCGTAAGGCCCGTGAGCTGGTGCGCCGTAAGTCCGCCACCGACCTCGGCGGTTTGCCGGGCAAGCTGGCCGACTGCCGTTCGAAGGATCCGGGCGTCTCCGAGCTCTACATCGTGGAGGGTGACTCGGCCGGCGGTTCCGCCAAGGCCGGCCGTGACTCGCTCTACCAGGCGATCCTTCCGCTGCGCGGCAAGATCCTCAACGTGGAGAAGGCCCGCCTCGACCGTGTGCTGAAGAACGCCGAGGTCCAGGCCATCATCACGGCGCTGGGCACGGGTATCAACGAGGAGTTCGACATCTCGAAGCTCCGCTACCACAAGATCGTGCTCATGGCCGATGCCGACGTCGACGGCCAGCACATCGCGACGCTGCTGCTCACGCTGCTGTTCCGCTTCATGCCGGACCTCATCGCCGAGGGGCACGTCTACCTGGCGAACCCGCCGCTGTACAAGCTCAAGTGGCAGGGCAAGGGCGAGCCGGGCTTCGCGTACTCCGATGAGGAGCGCGACGAGCTCCTCGCGGAGGGTCTCGCCGCCGGCCGCAAGATCAACAAGGACGACGGCATCCAGCGCTACAAGGGTCTCGGTGAGATGAACCCGAACGAGCTGTGGGAGACCACCCTCGACCCGGCGCAGCGTATCCTGCGCCGCGTCGAGCTGGATGACGCACAGCGCGCCGATGAGCTGTTCTCCATCCTCATGGGCGATGATGTCGCGGCCCGCCGCTCCTTCATCACCCGCAAGGCGAAGGACGTCCGCTTCCTCGACGTCTAGGTAGCCCGGGCCCCTCAGGGGCTCAGGGCAGCGCGGCGACCTCGATCTCGAGCATCTGGCCCATCCCGATCCACCCGATCCACGGTTCCTCGTGGAGGACGACGGGGGAGTGCACGTGCCCCATGAGGCACGCCTCGTAGCCGCGGGAGAGGAGGTGCTCGGTGGTGGTCGGCAGGCAGGGGTTCTTGGTGTAGCGTCCCTCCACCTCGGAGTGGAGGATGCCGACGTGCCCGGGTTCCTCCACGCGCGGCAGATGCTTCACGACGTCCCGCGGGTCCGGGTCCTGCGTCACGTTCACCGCGTGGAACACCAGCGGCAGGTCGGGGACGCGGATCTCGGCGACGGCGTCGTCGGTGGGGCGGTGGACGCCGCTGATCTCCGGGAAGAGCGGGATCATGCCGGAGCCGACGTCGTGGTTGCCCCAC of the Corynebacterium humireducens NBRC 106098 = DSM 45392 genome contains:
- the gyrB gene encoding DNA topoisomerase (ATP-hydrolyzing) subunit B, which gives rise to MANAEHQYDASSITILEGLEAVRKRPGMYIGSTGPRGLHHLVWEVVDNSVDEAMAGHATKVEVTLLADGGVQVVDDGRGIPVEMHPSGAPTVQVVMTQLHAGGKFDSDSYAVSGGLHGVGISVVNALSTHLEADIKRDGKHWIQNFNNSVPEDLVEGGNARGTGTTIRFWPDPEIFETTDFDYDTISRRLQEMAFLNKGLTITLKDERVTEEQLELEAIAEEGDTAQLLDAPSFDDTEVEEASAGEAPKPPKKREKKVTYHYPEGLVDYVNHLNKSKNVIHPSIVGFDAKGEGHEVEIAMQWNSGYKESVHTFANTINTHEGGTHEEGFRSALTSLMNKYAREHKLIKDKDPNLTGEDCREGLAAVVSVRVADPQFEGQTKTKLGNTEIRSFVQRMANEHIAMWLDANPAEAKAIVNKAVASSQARIAARKARELVRRKSATDLGGLPGKLADCRSKDPGVSELYIVEGDSAGGSAKAGRDSLYQAILPLRGKILNVEKARLDRVLKNAEVQAIITALGTGINEEFDISKLRYHKIVLMADADVDGQHIATLLLTLLFRFMPDLIAEGHVYLANPPLYKLKWQGKGEPGFAYSDEERDELLAEGLAAGRKINKDDGIQRYKGLGEMNPNELWETTLDPAQRILRRVELDDAQRADELFSILMGDDVAARRSFITRKAKDVRFLDV
- a CDS encoding metallophosphoesterase family protein — protein: MSTVRLAAFGDLHLGRSKAPGARWAREALIDATRNGADAIVFTGDLLDKKKATGKDLADAVDLFRLVTEELERPLVHVWGNHDVGSGMIPLFPEISGVHRPTDDAVAEIRVPDLPLVFHAVNVTQDPDPRDVVKHLPRVEEPGHVGILHSEVEGRYTKNPCLPTTTEHLLSRGYEACLMGHVHSPVVLHEEPWIGWIGMGQMLEIEVAALP